The region CGAGACGCGCGACACCCGGACCCTCACGCCCGGCCTGTGCGTCACCGTCGAACCCGGCACCTACCCCCGCGAGCGCGGTTTCGGTATCCGCACCGAGGTGGACGTGTTCCTTTCCCCAGAGGGACCGCAGGTCACGACACAGCTTCAGCGCGAGCCGTTCGTGCTGGGGGTGGGCGAGTGGGTGGGGGTGCGGGCCGCCGCCCTGGGCGAGCCGTCTTAAGGGCGGCTTAAGCCCTGGCCCCGCTAGTCTGTAGGCATGGCGAACCTCAGCTCCTCGACGATCATGCTCACGGGGGCGGGCGGCGCACTCGCCACCGCCGTCGCCCAGGAACTGGAGGACGCGGGAGCACAACTCGTGCTCGTCGGGCGCGGCGAGTCGCTGGAACGCGCCGCTGACCGCTTTCCCGCCACCGAAGTGCTGGACCTTGACCTGCGCAACCCGGCCAGCGTGGACGCGCTGCGGAAGGTGAAGGTGGACGCCCTGGTGCATACGGTCGGCCTGTACACCGCCCAGGACGTGCAGAAGGCCACCACCGACGAGCTGCGCGAGCTGTTCGACGCCAACATGCTGACCCTCTTCCACGCGGCGCAGGGCGTGCTGCCCCACATGCTGCGGCAGAAAGACGGCCTGATTATGGGCGTGAGCGCGGGACAGGCGGCGCGGCTCAGCGGTCCCAAGGCGGCGCTGTACACCGCGAGCAAGGCCGCCGTCGCCGCCTACGTCCTGAGCTTGCACGACGAACTCAAGGCCAGGGGCGTACGCGGCTGCGTCCTGTACCCGATGGGGGCCATCGACACGCCGGAAAACCGCGAGGCGGGCTTCGAGTGGGAGGAAACCATCGACCCGCGCGGCCTCGCCAAGAGTGTGGCCCATGCGCTGACACGGCCCGACCGGGCACACGTGACGGAGTTGAAGATCTACCCGGATGTGTAGGGACAGACCACTGCGACCGCACTTGAGGGAAGTCATGATCTATGATCGGGAAACCATTATTTCCAAACTGCTGCTACTTCTTGCAGCACTGGCGGTATTCTATGCTACGGGGGCATCCTCTCCTCTCAGCATGATCGTATGCGGGTTGGTCCTGACTGTCACGACAGGCTTCTATATCTGGAACTACCGGCGGCTCAGGAGACAGCGCGAGATCGCACGCTGAAGCCGGGAAGATAGAACCTCGGCCTCTTACGATGAACTTCTGTTGATCTTCGAAAGCAGAGTCAGTGCTGCTTCCTTCAACATCCCGCCGCGTTGAGCAGCCTCTCCAAGCCGCCCGCATATCCCTCCTCCAGCCGGGGCCACTCTGGGGGAAAGGGCTGGGTGCGGGTCACGTCGTTGGGCACCACGACGAGGCGGCATCCGGCAGCGGCGGCGGCGAGGCCCCCATTCAGGCTGTCCTCCACGACGAGGCAGTCGGCGGCAGGGAGGCCGAGGCGCTCGGCAGCGAGGACGTACAACTCGGGATCGGGCTTGACCCGGCGCACGTCGTCGCGGGTGGCGAGCGTCTCGAAGAAGTCCAGCAGGCCGTGGGCCGAGAGCCAGCGCGTCACCCAGGCGCGGTCGCTGCTCGTCGCCAGGGCCAGTCGCAGACCGCGCCGCCGGGCTTCCTCCAGCACCTCTCGCACGCCGGGGCGCAAGTCCT is a window of Deinococcus sp. HSC-46F16 DNA encoding:
- a CDS encoding SDR family oxidoreductase yields the protein MANLSSSTIMLTGAGGALATAVAQELEDAGAQLVLVGRGESLERAADRFPATEVLDLDLRNPASVDALRKVKVDALVHTVGLYTAQDVQKATTDELRELFDANMLTLFHAAQGVLPHMLRQKDGLIMGVSAGQAARLSGPKAALYTASKAAVAAYVLSLHDELKARGVRGCVLYPMGAIDTPENREAGFEWEETIDPRGLAKSVAHALTRPDRAHVTELKIYPDV
- a CDS encoding HAD family hydrolase, encoding MPPLPRALLFDFDGTILDTETPEFTHWQALYGEHGLELSLEAWQRGIGTWDAFDPWAGLPDHVQADRERVHTGLRDRIHAALAEQDLRPGVREVLEEARRRGLRLALATSSDRAWVTRWLSAHGLLDFFETLATRDDVRRVKPDPELYVLAAERLGLPAADCLVVEDSLNGGLAAAAAGCRLVVVPNDVTRTQPFPPEWPRLEEGYAGGLERLLNAAGC